Proteins encoded in a region of the Streptomyces akebiae genome:
- the murJ gene encoding murein biosynthesis integral membrane protein MurJ, which translates to MNAPYDGDRGQGAADSGYPEGPQPGPGQVPPQPPADMYLQDAYDQDPYRAHDLAAQDPVAEALYDRAAHPPPAPGTYQPQQPLYAQPSAPQYAPDPRVWAQTPAPEPEGPTRHLPYGDDARTTQFVGVDDLVTQAGEERHEPDAFAHLFRDQQQGGSPVGQPSVPGPAPAPSPGAGRPDREEPAPVPTPAPAAKKGGRASGLLKSSAVMAAGTMVSRLTGFIRSAMIVSALGLALLGESFQVAYQLPTMIYILTVGGGLNSVFVPQLVRAMKDDEDGGEAYANRLLTLVMVILGLLTALAMFAAPLLVRALSTPLASDAQANDVAVTFTRYFLPSIFFMGIHVVMGQILNARGRFGAMMWTPVLNNIVIIVTLGAFLWVYGSAADSGMTVENIPPEGERLLGIGILLGLVVQALAMIPYLRETGFRMRLRFDWKGHGLGKAAMLAKWTILFVLANQAGALVVTQLATAAVTETKIAGTGFSAYANAQLIWGLPQAIITVSLMAALLPRISRSAAEDDAGAVRDDISQGLRTTAVAIVPIAFGFVSLGIPMCTLIFGSSGTGAATNMGFMLMAFGLGLIPYSVQYVVLRAFYAYEDTRTPFYNTVIVAAVNASASAICFFVIPARWAVVGMAASYGLAYMIGVGVAWRRLKKRLGGDLDGSRVMRTYARLSIASLPAALLSGAACYGISRALGQGVGGSMLALVGGGIVLLGVFYVAARRMRIEELNSMVGMVRGRLGR; encoded by the coding sequence ATGAACGCGCCGTACGACGGTGACCGCGGCCAGGGCGCGGCCGACTCGGGGTATCCCGAGGGCCCGCAGCCCGGGCCGGGCCAGGTGCCGCCGCAGCCCCCCGCGGACATGTACCTCCAGGACGCGTACGACCAGGACCCCTACCGCGCACATGATCTCGCCGCGCAGGACCCGGTGGCCGAGGCGCTCTACGACCGAGCCGCCCACCCGCCGCCGGCCCCGGGCACCTACCAGCCGCAGCAGCCGCTCTACGCTCAGCCGTCGGCGCCGCAGTACGCGCCTGACCCTCGTGTGTGGGCCCAGACGCCAGCGCCCGAGCCCGAGGGGCCGACCCGGCATCTGCCGTACGGCGACGACGCCCGTACCACCCAGTTCGTCGGTGTGGACGACCTGGTGACGCAGGCCGGTGAAGAGCGCCACGAGCCGGACGCCTTCGCCCATCTCTTCCGCGACCAGCAGCAGGGCGGCTCCCCTGTGGGGCAGCCGTCCGTTCCCGGTCCGGCCCCGGCCCCGAGCCCCGGGGCGGGCCGTCCGGACCGCGAGGAGCCAGCACCTGTTCCCACGCCCGCACCCGCCGCGAAGAAGGGCGGGCGGGCCTCGGGCCTGCTGAAGTCGAGCGCCGTCATGGCGGCGGGCACCATGGTCTCGCGCCTTACGGGGTTCATCCGCTCGGCGATGATCGTCTCGGCGCTCGGTCTCGCTCTGCTGGGTGAGTCCTTCCAGGTCGCCTATCAGCTACCGACGATGATCTACATTCTGACCGTCGGCGGTGGCCTCAACTCCGTCTTCGTGCCGCAGCTCGTCCGTGCCATGAAGGATGACGAGGACGGCGGAGAGGCGTACGCCAACAGGCTGTTGACCCTGGTCATGGTGATCCTGGGCCTCCTCACAGCGCTCGCCATGTTCGCCGCGCCACTTCTCGTCCGTGCACTGTCGACGCCTCTCGCCTCCGACGCCCAGGCCAATGACGTCGCTGTCACCTTCACCCGTTATTTTCTGCCCTCGATCTTCTTCATGGGCATCCATGTGGTGATGGGACAGATCCTCAACGCCCGCGGCCGGTTCGGCGCGATGATGTGGACGCCGGTCCTCAACAACATCGTCATCATCGTCACCCTCGGCGCGTTCCTCTGGGTCTACGGCAGCGCGGCAGACTCCGGCATGACAGTTGAGAACATCCCGCCGGAGGGCGAACGGCTGCTGGGTATCGGCATCCTCCTGGGCCTCGTGGTCCAGGCCCTCGCGATGATCCCGTACCTGCGGGAGACCGGCTTCCGGATGCGGCTGCGGTTCGATTGGAAGGGGCACGGTCTCGGCAAGGCCGCAATGCTCGCCAAGTGGACCATCTTGTTCGTCCTCGCCAACCAGGCAGGCGCCCTCGTCGTCACCCAGTTGGCGACCGCAGCGGTCACGGAAACCAAGATCGCCGGCACCGGTTTCAGCGCCTACGCCAACGCACAGCTCATCTGGGGCCTGCCTCAGGCCATCATCACCGTCTCGCTCATGGCCGCCCTCCTGCCCCGCATCTCGCGCTCGGCAGCCGAGGACGACGCCGGCGCCGTGCGTGACGACATCTCACAGGGTCTGCGCACCACGGCCGTCGCCATCGTGCCGATCGCCTTCGGCTTCGTCTCGCTGGGCATCCCGATGTGCACGCTGATCTTCGGTTCGTCCGGCACCGGCGCGGCGACGAACATGGGCTTCATGCTGATGGCCTTCGGGCTCGGCCTGATCCCGTACTCCGTGCAGTACGTCGTCCTTCGCGCCTTCTACGCGTACGAGGACACCCGGACGCCCTTCTACAACACGGTCATCGTGGCGGCCGTCAACGCGAGCGCCTCGGCGATCTGCTTCTTCGTGATCCCGGCCCGCTGGGCCGTGGTCGGCATGGCGGCCTCGTACGGTCTGGCGTACATGATCGGCGTCGGCGTGGCCTGGCGTCGCCTCAAGAAGCGGCTGGGCGGGGACCTGGACGGCTCCAGGGTCATGCGCACGTACGCGCGACTGTCCATCGCCTCGTTGCCCGCGGCGCTGCTCAGTGGTGCGGCCTGCTACGGCATCAGCCGGGCCCTGGGACAGGGCGTCGGTGGTTCGATGCTCGCACTCGTCGGGGGAGGAATCGTTCTGCTCGGTGTCTTCTACGTCGCCGCACGACGCATGCGCATCGAAGAGCTCAACTCGATGGTCGGTATGGTCCGGGGACGGCTGGGGCGCTGA